The following are from one region of the Terriglobales bacterium genome:
- a CDS encoding rhomboid family intramembrane serine protease, producing the protein MGQPQQTCADCQRSHPPVAQPTPLRRQPYSYRDLFLSLTGVLVGLNILVYLLMVLKGASPTSPTAEQIIRWGANYGPLTMNGQWWRLLTCAFVHIGILHLAFNMWALLNVGYLSEVIYGKRTFLLIYLGTAIAGSLGSLVRSPVAVSAGASGAIFGIAGALITTLHFGHLPFPRQAAGSLLRSLLIFAGYNLVFGIVQPGIDNGAHLGGFIFGLLAGAALGRHLGASEPAQQFRRVILVGGVAVLLAAGALVWKKDGYLAQLESAREELNSGKTDQALRTLNVLRQRKPGDPAVLLLLGDAYVRKGQMDEAENTLKQVVQSNPQSAVAWDSLGHLYFKQAKWEEASDAFAKAAQFDPKAADSWYYLGLTLQRQDRHAQAIEALRTAVKLRPDSGVAAYALGISAMSLKRYDEAIAAFQQAVKAKPNDADWHTWLANAYDAKGMQNESQAAYQRALELRTAQMRQKRIPR; encoded by the coding sequence ATGGGACAACCTCAGCAGACCTGCGCGGACTGTCAGCGCTCGCACCCTCCGGTCGCGCAACCAACCCCACTCCGACGCCAGCCCTACAGCTATCGCGACCTGTTCCTGTCTTTAACCGGAGTTCTTGTCGGCCTGAACATCCTTGTCTACCTGCTGATGGTGTTGAAGGGCGCGAGTCCAACCAGTCCCACAGCCGAGCAAATCATTCGCTGGGGGGCCAACTATGGTCCGCTGACCATGAATGGCCAGTGGTGGCGCCTGCTGACGTGTGCGTTCGTGCACATCGGAATCCTCCACCTGGCGTTCAACATGTGGGCGCTGCTGAATGTGGGATACCTTTCCGAGGTCATTTACGGCAAGCGCACCTTCCTGCTGATTTATCTGGGCACGGCAATTGCCGGCAGCCTGGGAAGCCTGGTGCGGAGTCCGGTAGCGGTGAGCGCTGGCGCTTCCGGCGCCATCTTCGGCATAGCGGGTGCGCTGATAACCACGCTGCATTTCGGCCACCTGCCGTTTCCACGGCAAGCCGCGGGATCGCTATTGCGCAGCTTGTTGATCTTTGCCGGATACAACCTGGTCTTTGGAATCGTCCAGCCTGGTATCGATAACGGCGCGCACCTCGGAGGCTTCATTTTTGGACTGCTTGCGGGCGCAGCGTTGGGGCGCCACCTGGGGGCAAGCGAGCCGGCGCAGCAATTCCGCCGCGTCATTCTGGTCGGAGGAGTTGCCGTCTTGCTCGCCGCAGGCGCCCTGGTATGGAAGAAGGATGGCTACCTGGCGCAATTGGAGAGTGCACGCGAGGAGCTGAATTCCGGGAAAACCGATCAGGCTCTGCGAACCCTGAACGTTCTCAGGCAGCGCAAGCCCGGCGATCCGGCGGTGCTGTTGCTTCTTGGCGATGCCTACGTACGCAAGGGCCAGATGGATGAGGCGGAGAACACGCTGAAGCAGGTGGTTCAGTCGAATCCACAATCCGCGGTGGCGTGGGATTCGCTCGGCCATCTTTATTTCAAGCAGGCGAAGTGGGAAGAAGCAAGCGACGCCTTTGCCAAAGCTGCGCAATTTGATCCCAAAGCTGCCGATAGCTGGTATTACCTGGGATTGACGCTGCAACGGCAGGATCGACATGCCCAGGCCATCGAAGCCTTGCGAACCGCCGTAAAACTGCGGCCCGATAGTGGCGTAGCCGCTTACGCCTTAGGAATTTCGGCGATGAGCCTGAAGCGCTACGACGAAGCGATTGCTGCCTTTCAGCAAGCGGTCAAGGCAAAACCGAACGACGCCGACTGGCATACCTGGCTGGCCAACGCCTACGACGCTAAAGGTATGCAGAACGAATCTCAGGCTGCCTACCAGCGCGCCCTGGAATTGCGAACCGCACAGATGCGGCAGAAAAGGATTCCGAGATAG
- a CDS encoding adenosine deaminase has translation MRLGARLLVLVLLGSSLCLAQHHRGRPAPVRTPPAPAASLQTPEERASHYLDSVRSQPGLLLEFLRNFPKGGDLHNHLVGSIYAESFIQWAADDGYCIDRTSNAFSPSPCEKATIPAKQLLTDPQLYSAALGALSMYQFVPGSESGHDHFFRTFPKFLPVAANHMGEELAEVAARAGRQNEMYLELIVGPEWGEAARFGASIGWDSDLKTLQQKMLNGGLARVVATSRANLDAAEAKMRQLLHCGTTNADPGCAVTIRYEFEVLRGLPPAQVFAAILAGFELAAQDPRIISVNPVMPEDWYVPMHDFSLHMQMFEFLRKQYPHVRLSMHAGELTMGLVPPDGLRFHIRDSIRRGGAQRIGHGVDLPYEDDPFELLREMAAHHVAVEICLTSNDLILGVKGDPHPLPLYLQYGVPVVLATDDEGVSRSDMTQEYLRATQTYGLKYAELKRISRHSLEYSFLKGESLWSDAGTFHRIAACTADNPAAASTSEGCRKWLAGNPKAQLEWKLEAAFAHFETQCCGAAPAKGVK, from the coding sequence TTGAGGCTTGGGGCGCGTCTGCTTGTCCTGGTTTTGCTGGGGAGTTCGCTTTGCCTGGCACAGCATCATCGTGGCCGACCTGCTCCGGTGCGCACGCCGCCAGCGCCCGCTGCTTCGCTGCAAACTCCGGAAGAGCGCGCATCTCACTATCTTGATTCCGTCCGCAGCCAGCCCGGCTTGCTGCTGGAGTTTTTGCGCAACTTTCCCAAGGGAGGAGATCTGCACAATCACCTGGTCGGCTCTATTTATGCGGAGAGTTTTATTCAATGGGCTGCCGACGACGGCTATTGTATCGACCGCACCTCCAACGCTTTCTCGCCATCTCCCTGTGAAAAAGCAACGATTCCCGCAAAACAGTTGCTGACTGATCCACAGCTTTACAGTGCCGCCCTGGGCGCGCTCTCGATGTACCAATTTGTGCCCGGCTCGGAATCCGGACACGATCATTTCTTTCGCACCTTTCCTAAATTTCTTCCCGTAGCTGCGAATCACATGGGAGAAGAGCTGGCGGAAGTGGCAGCGCGCGCCGGACGGCAAAACGAAATGTATCTGGAATTGATCGTCGGACCGGAATGGGGAGAAGCGGCACGTTTTGGAGCGAGCATCGGATGGGATTCCGACTTAAAGACGCTGCAACAAAAGATGCTGAATGGCGGTCTCGCCCGAGTGGTTGCGACTTCGCGTGCGAACCTGGATGCAGCCGAGGCTAAAATGCGCCAGTTGCTGCACTGCGGAACAACGAACGCAGACCCCGGGTGCGCGGTCACCATCCGGTACGAATTTGAAGTGCTTCGCGGCTTGCCTCCCGCACAGGTGTTCGCCGCCATCCTTGCAGGATTTGAGCTTGCCGCTCAGGATCCGCGCATCATCAGCGTGAACCCGGTGATGCCCGAGGATTGGTACGTTCCTATGCACGACTTCAGCCTGCACATGCAAATGTTCGAGTTTCTGCGCAAGCAATATCCACATGTGCGCCTCAGCATGCATGCCGGCGAGTTGACGATGGGTTTGGTTCCCCCCGACGGGTTGCGCTTCCATATTCGTGATTCGATCCGCCGCGGAGGAGCGCAGCGCATCGGGCACGGCGTGGACTTGCCCTATGAAGATGATCCCTTTGAACTCCTGCGCGAGATGGCCGCTCATCATGTAGCCGTCGAAATCTGCCTTACCAGCAATGACCTGATTCTTGGCGTAAAGGGCGACCCTCATCCTCTGCCGCTTTATCTCCAATATGGTGTGCCGGTGGTGCTGGCCACCGACGACGAGGGCGTATCGCGCTCCGACATGACCCAAGAATATTTGCGGGCGACGCAGACTTATGGTCTGAAATATGCGGAGCTGAAGCGGATTTCCCGGCACAGCCTGGAATATTCATTTCTCAAGGGTGAAAGCCTGTGGTCGGATGCTGGCACTTTCCACCGCATAGCCGCCTGCACAGCCGACAACCCGGCCGCTGCCTCGACATCCGAAGGGTGCCGAAAGTGGCTGGCCGGCAACCCCAAGGCCCAGCTGGAATGGAAACTCGAGGCTGCATTTGCGCACTTCGAGACGCAATGTTGTGGCGCAGCCCCTGCCAAGGGGGTAAAATAG